In Engraulis encrasicolus isolate BLACKSEA-1 chromosome 2, IST_EnEncr_1.0, whole genome shotgun sequence, the sequence AGACCACAAAATAGCAGAACTTGAACAGCAGGTTGATCATTCGTTCCCAAGCAATATGACCCTGCCGGACCTTGACAAACACACAGCAATTGCAGTAGTTTGGAGCCTTTGTACCCATCCTAGCCCCTAAATACACACCGTCCCAGCAGTGAAACGCTGTAATGGTCATTTAAAAGATTttaataccatagtactacactactatgacattacacagggcctttagtaatgggtCTTGCCATTCTTATTGCAACCAATTTATAACAGGGACTTAGCCGGTTGAATAATGAATCCAGTCTTAAGCATATTCTGCACTGAATATTTCAATGAAATTCatggctgggcggtataccgttaaaaaaacgtgataacggttttcacctacacaaggttcactttttgatgagagggcttttttttaggttttttttttccaaaaaagtgaataaaatagaaatggagattaattaaaattcaggattttatctcatttttaaatttaatttcagtcttttcttcagaaacattgagatgtgagggaaaatcgccgcttatgaaaaataaatcgtgcagagaaccgtgataatAATTTTCATCAACAAAACCAGGATGCacatttttttccagaaccgcctaGCCCTAATGAAattaacagaggtgtcaaaagtaaaagtaaaaaaaaaaagaaacactgtttccttccaacacaagtaacttatctgagtaaccagtatacATGTgcacttgtcttgtgatcagctaactctgcactggttggatcaagtttgtggtgggtccttgttaggttttcagtgtttcagtaacaacacagtctatctatctcattaggtacaatggtgtaaatggtgtaacagctatgtaatgtcatttgctagtgttgtaattacaccacaaaagtacttttacttttacttttgacacctctggaaatTAATGTCCAAACAACTCTAAGAAGTCACACATCACATTGTCAGGAACATTGCTAGTGACCTAAATATAAGGAAATGAATACGGTACTTCTCTCTTCACATAACCATTGCTAGCTGTCATTAGAGGAACATTTCAAATATTAACATAATGTAGAGGTATAATTAATACCATACCAATACCCTTAAGTCCACCTTGGTTCAGTTTAACAGATCTTGCAGTATGTGCTATACATCTTCTTTACATGTCTTTTTAATGTCTTTTCAAATTAGGTGGCTGGGAGGGCAAGGCAGACTTCAAGATGTCTTTCCCCAGTGGTGGAGCCATTGAGTTGGGTCAGCACCTCTTCAAACTGGCTACGAATGGTGAGACCCGCTCAAGTTTCAGTTTTGAGGCACACACTAGTGGACAGTCGCGGCCtactggttaaggagatgggcttaaaGGGTTGCGGGTTAAAATCCCACCCGTCCACTCccatggttgaggtgcccttaagcaaggcacctaggCCCATACTACTCCagcgactgtaaccaataccctgtaaataaagagtcagctgagtgtaatgtaatggaaaaaAGCATCAGAAACTATTGTCCAGTACATGTGTTTtggtcacacttacacacacaccaattttatttctcattaaattgtTCAAATTATGCACTTTTACAGCATCCCGTGCCCCTCCTGCCCAAAATGGCGGGGCCTCATTTGGCTACCCTTCACCTGGAGGCATGAATGGCTACGGGCCCCCACCCATGCCCATGGGCTACCCTTATGCACCCCCGCCCCAGCAGAATGGCTTCCACCCCGGCGCCGCTCCACCCCCTGCCAACATGGGCTACCCATATCCCGCAGCTGGTACGTGGGATTTATACTGTAAACATTGCTATAGTGCCGTTTTCTATTGAATGATGTCAAAGGGTTAAAGTTACGTGTATTAACAAGTTACAATAGTGATGTGGTgacatgtcaaagtcaaagttctcTGTGTTAGGAGTTAGATCACGACAACATGAGTTTGCGGTTGTaggtgtcttttgtttgtttcattatgaGGGCTGATGTCCCCTGCTGGCTCAGTGATGCGTGTGTAAATGTGCTTTTGCAGGAATGTACCCATCTGCCCCGGCATACATGGCACCCCCTCCACCTTATCCTGGCCCGCCCCACAACTGGGCCCCCTCCGCCCCCCCTGCAGGTCTGTATGTCTCTAcgtctctccttcactgccctgtGTCCATAatgcctctctttttttttcactttgactttcgctcttgctccctccctctgtctttctctgtctgtcttttgttctTTTCTGTTTGTGTTCCTGTAGTCGTTGTGCTTTGTTTATCCTttgttatcctctctctctcgctctctctgtctctctctctctctttctctctctctctctctctttctgggtttctcactctctctccatctgtttttttttctctttctttgtcgctgtctttccctctgtttttctttccttgTGTCTATCTTTCTAttttctgtctgtccctgtttctctctctttctatctctctctttctctctcgctcattgtATCTGCCTCAACGCATCTGTCTGATTGCATCTGTCAGTGTCTGAGTGAATGCCATGGCACAGGCCAGGCAGTGAGGAAGGAGGGCCGGTGTCAAAAGGGCTACTTGTCAAATTTAAAAGGACAACCACACTGGCATACATGCAAGCAAAATATCGCCAGACATCAGCATCACCCTGCAACCCCCCCCCTTACCACCCTCTCACCAGCGCCGCGGTGCAGCACAATGCAGACCAGTGACCAATAACATTCCATGTCCCCTCTAAACAGAGGGCGTAGCAGATTTCATTCAACTAATCCTTCTGTGATGCATAAGACATTGATGATAAACATCACAGCCATATTAATAGTAATTCATTTATCTGTGTTATGACCTTGTGATTACCCTGAACAAAGTTATGTTTTGATGTGGCTGTCTGGTctacgtaaaaaaaaaaagataagtcGCGCTATTGTGTTTTGTACAACTGCGTGTGCAACACTATTTAAGCGTATGGCTACTAGTTAGATAAGGTTTTTaatttcactctttttttttttgttctcttctGTTTCTTAGGTAACGCAAAGGCTGCAGAGGCTGCAGGAAGTGCATATTACAACCCAAACAACCCCCATAATGTCTACATGCCTATGGTGAGTGTCCTTTCATAAGGTTTGATTGTAGTTGCGCTCAAACTCAGGAAAATAGTTGTTGCGGTCGATGGGTGCGTGTCCAAACGAAAGTGACACTGAGGACAGCTTCAGGCCgaaaaacacacactccctaatgggtcaaagtggctagtaatatggtcttttctaccagccaaaccgaaatttcaccagcatttggccggttggctggtgttgatttagagccctggtagagTAGTGAAGAACCTTTATTGATCCAGAAGAAATTACATTATTTAGTAAAGAGAATAAGCAGGAGAGTGCAGTCTTT encodes:
- the wbp2nl gene encoding postacrosomal sheath WW domain-binding protein gives rise to the protein MSLNRNHAQNGGVLISNGESVLRECKNVELSFSDVTTKTDLLRGTKKGSVYLTPYRMLFVSNSTKDVLGSVMFPYYLMKGCSIEQPVFAANYIKGTLHAEPGGGWEGKADFKMSFPSGGAIELGQHLFKLATNASRAPPAQNGGASFGYPSPGGMNGYGPPPMPMGYPYAPPPQQNGFHPGAAPPPANMGYPYPAAGMYPSAPAYMAPPPPYPGPPHNWAPSAPPAGNAKAAEAAGSAYYNPNNPHNVYMPMEQPPPYAPYPGGYPEKKNN